A stretch of Salvelinus alpinus chromosome 4, SLU_Salpinus.1, whole genome shotgun sequence DNA encodes these proteins:
- the LOC139572680 gene encoding mucin-2-like translates to MGPQILKRFYSCNIESILTGCITASPPHTASALLTPPQPSSHRLSPHQPSSHRLTPPQPSSALLKPPHHASALLSPSHNTSNRLSPPQPFSHRLTPPQLSLALLTPPQPSSHRLTPPQPSSHRLTPPHTTSALLSPPHTASHRLSPPHTTSALITPPHSASALLSPPQPSSALLTPPHTASALLSLPHTASALLSLPHTASAHLTTPYIASALLSPPHTASNRHSPPQPSSHRLSPPHTASHRLSPPQSTSHRLSPPHTASALLSLPHTASAHLTTPYIASALLSPPHTASNRHSPPQPSSHHLTPPQLSLALLTPPQPSSHRLTPPQPSSALLTPPYSALLSPPHTASALLTPPHTASAFLTPPQPSSALLTPPHTATALLSSPHTASALLTPPQPSSASLTPPQHSSHRRKPPQTASALLTASHRLSTPQLSTHRINPHHTASHRLSLPQLSTHHLTPLHTASALLTPPQPSSHCLTPPQPSSALLKPPHHASALLSPSHNTSNRLSPPQPFSHRLTPPQLSLALLTPPQPSSHRLTPPQPSSALLTPLHTASALLTPPQPSSHRLTAPQPSSALLSPPQPSSHRFTPPQPSSSTSHRLSPPHTASALLSLPHTASAHLTTPYIASALLSPPHTASNRHSPPQPSSHRLSPPHTASHRLSPPQSTSHRLSPPHTASALLSLPHTASAHLTTPYIASALLSPPHTASNRHSPPQPSSHHLTPPQLSLALLTPPQPSSHRLTPPQPSSALLTPPYSALLSPPHTASALLTPPHTASAFLTPPQPSSALLTPPHTATALLSPPHTASLSTHRLSPPHTASAFLSLPHTSSALLTSPQTSSNCLSPPHRLTPPQHSSALHTPPQPSSHRLTPPQPSSALHTPPHTASHRLSPPHTTSALLTLPHTTSTLLSPPHTSSAHLTPPQPSSAFLITPHTASALLSPPHTASHRLSPPQPSSHRLTPPQLSLALLTPPQPSSHRLTPPQPSSAFLTPPHTASALLTPPHTASALITPPHTASALLTPPQPSSALTPPHTASALLTPPQPSSHCLSPPHTASALLSPHTASHRLTPPHPPHTASALLTPPQPSSHCLSPPHTASHRLSTPPHTASHSLNPLHTASALLSPPHTASALLSPPHTASALLSPPHTASHRLTPPQPSSPLHTASHHLSPPHTTSALLTLSHPISLRLTPPQPSSAFLTPPHTALAFLSPPHTASHRLSPLHTASHRLSPPHTASHRLSPPQPSSALTIPPQPSSAFLTPPQPASALLCTSHTTTHRLSPPQPSSHHLRPPQLTSHRLTLPLPSSHRLTPPLPSSHRLTPPQHTSLHCLSPPHTASAFLTLPHTASVLLTLPQLSSHRLSPPQPSSHCLSPPHTASALLSPPHTASHRLTPPQHTSSHCLSPPHTASALLTLPHTASALLRPLHAASHRLNSPQLSSHRLSPPQPSSHRLTPPQPSSPLHTASHHLSPPHTTSALLTLSHPISLRLTPPQPSSAFLTLPHTVSALLSPPHTPPHRLSSP, encoded by the exons ccctcctcacaccgcctcagccctcctcacaccgcctcagccctcctcacaccgcctcagcccTCATCAGCCTTCCTCACACCGcctcacaccgcctcagccctcctcagccctcctcaaACCACCTCACCACGCCTCAGCCCTCCTCAGCCCATCTCACAACACCTCAAACCGCCTCAGCCCTCCTCAGCCTTTCTCACACCGCCTCACACCGCCTCAGCTCTCCTTAGCCCtcctcacaccgcctcagccctcctcacaccgcctcacaccacctcagccctcctcacaccgcctcacaccgcctcacaccacctcagccctcctcagccctcctcacaCCGCTTCACACCGCCTCAGCCCTCCTCACACCACCTCAGCCCTCATCACACCGCCTCACAGCGCCtcagccctcctcagccctcctcagccctcctcagccctcctcacaccgcctcacaccgcctcagccctcctcagccttcctcacaccgcctcagccctcctcagccttcctcacaccgcctcagcccATCTCACAACACCTTACATCGCCtcagccctcctcagccctcctcacaCCGCCTCAAACCGCCAcagccctcctcagccctcctcacaccgcctcagccctcctcacaccgcctcacaccgcctcagccctcctcagtccacctcacaccgcctcagccctcctcacaccgcctcagccctcctcagccttcctcacaccgcctcagcccATCTCACAACACCTTACATCGCCtcagccctcctcagccctcctcacaCTGCCTCAAACCGCCAcagccctcctcagccctcctcacaCCACCTTACACCGCCTCAGCTCTCCTTAGCCCtcctcacaccgcctcagccctcctcacaccgcctcacaccgcctcagccctcctcagccctcctcacaCCACCTTACTCAGCTCTCCTTAGCCCtcctcacaccgcctcagcccTCCTCACACCGCCTCACACCGCCTCAGCCTTCCTCACACCACCtcagccctcctcagccctcctcacaCCCCCTCACACCGCCACAGCTCTCCTCAGCTCTCCACACACCGCCTCAGCCCtcctcacaccgcctcagccTTCCTCAGCCTCCCTCACACCTCCTCAGCACTCCTCACATCGCCGCAAACCTCCTCAAACTGCCTCAGCCCTCCTCACCGCCTCACACCGCCTCAGCACTCCTCAGCTCTCCACACACCGCATCAACCCTCATCACACCGCCTCACACCGCCTCAGCCTTCCTCAGCTCTCCACACACCACCTCACACCGCTTCACACCGCCTCAGCCCTCCTCACACCACCTCAGCCCTCCTCACACTGCCTCACACCACCTCAaccctcctcagccctcctcaaACCACCTCACCACGCCTCAGCCCTCCTCAGCCCATCTCACAACACCTCAAACCGCCTCAGCCCTCCTCAGCCTTTCTCACACCGCCTCACACCGCCTCAGCTCTCCTTAGCCCtcctcacaccgcctcagccctcctcacaccgcctcacaccacctcagccctcctcagccctcctcacaCCGCTTCACACCGCCTCAGCCCTCCTCACACCACCTCAGCCCTCATCACACCGCCTCACAGCGCCtcagccctcctcagccctcctcagccctcctcagccctcctcacaccgcttcacaccgcctcagccctcctca tccacctcacaccgcctcagccctcctcacaccgcctcagccctcctcagccttcctcacaccgcctcagcccATCTCACAACACCTTACATCGCCtcagccctcctcagccctcctcacaCCGCCTCAAACCGCCAcagccctcctcagccctcctcacaccgcctcagccctcctcacaccgcctcacaccgcctcagccctcctcagtccacctcacaccgcctcagccctcctcacaccgcctcagccctcctcagccttcctcacaccgcctcagcccATCTCACAACACCTTACATCGCCtcagccctcctcagccctcctcacaCTGCCTCAAACCGCCAcagccctcctcagccctcctcacaCCACCTTACACCGCCTCAGCTCTCCTTAGCCCtcctcacaccgcctcagccctcctcacaccgcctcacaccgcctcagccctcctcagccctcctcacaCCACCTTACTCAGCTCTCCTTAGCCCtcctcacaccgcctcagcccTCCTCACACCGCCTCACACCGCCTCAGCCTTCCTCACACCACCtcagccctcctcagccctcctcacaCCCCCTCACACCGCCACAGCTCTCCTTAGCCCtcctcacaccgcctca CTCTCCACACACCGCCTCAGCCCtcctcacaccgcctcagccTTCCTCAGCCTCCCTCACACCTCCTCAGCACTCCTCACATCGCCGCAAACCTCCTCAAACTGCCTCAGCCCTCCTCACCGCCTCACACCGCCTCAGCACTCCTCAGCTCTCCACACACCGCCTCAACCCTCATCACACCGCCTCACACCGCCTCAGCCTTCCTCAGCTCTCCACACACCACCTCACACCGCTTCACACCGCCTCAGCCCTCCTCACACCACCTCAGCCCTCCTCACACTGCCTCACACCACCTCAaccctcctcagccctcctcacaCCTCCTCAGCCCATCTCACACCGCCTCagccctcctcagccttcctcatAACACCTCACACCGCCTCAGCTCTCCTTAGCCCTCCTCACACCGcctcacaccgcctcagccctcctcagccttcctcacACCGCCTCACACCGCCTCAGCTCTCCTTAGCCCtcctcacaccgcctcagcccTCATCACACCGcctcacaccgcctcagccctcctcagccttcctcacaccgcctcacaccgcctcagccctcctcacacctcctcacaccgcctcagcccTCATCACACCGcctcacaccgcctcagccctccttacaccgcctcagccctcctcagccctcACACCTCCTCACACCGCCTCAGCACTCCTTACACCGCCTCAGCCCTCCTCACACTGCCTCAGCCCTCCTCACACTGCCtcagccctcctcagccctcACACCGCCTCGCACCGTCTCACACCGCCTCA CCCTCCTCACACCGCCTCAGCACtcctcacaccgcctcagcccTCCTCACACTGTCTCAGCCCTCCTCACACCGCCTCACACCGCCTCAGCACACCTCCTCACACCGCCTCACACAGCCTCAACCCTCTTCACACGGCCtcagccctcctcagccctcctcacaccgcctcagccctcctcagccctcctcacaccgcctcagccctcctcagccctcctcacaccgcctcacaccgcctcacaccgcctcagcccTCCTCACCACTTCACACCGCCTCACACCACCTTAGCCCTCCTCACACCACCTCAGCCCTCCTTACACTGTCTCATCCCATCTCACTCCGcctcacaccgcctcagccctcctcagccttcctcacACCCCCTCACACCGCCTTAGCTTTCCTTAGCCCTCCTCACACAGcctcacaccgcctcagcccTCTTCACACAGcctcacaccgcctcagccctcctcacaccgcctcacaccgcctcagccctcctcagccctctTCAGCTCTTAccatccctcctcagccctcctcagcTTTCCTCACACCACCTCAACCCGCCTCGGCCCTCCTCTGCACTtctcacaccaccacacaccgcctcagccctcctcagccctcctcacaCCATCTCAGACCGCCTCAACTAACCTCACACCGCCTCACACTGCCTCTGCCCTCCTCACATCGTCTCACACCGCCTTTGCCCTCCTCACACCGCCTCACACCGCCTCAGCACACCTCCTTACACTGCCTCAGCCCTCCTCACACAGCCTCAGCCTTCCTCACACTGCCTCACACTGCCTCAGTCCTCCTCACACTGCCTCAGCTCtcctcacaccgcctcagccctcctcagccctcctcacactgcctcagccctcctcacaccgcctcagccctcctcagccctcctcacaCCGCCTCGCACCGCCTCACACCGCCTCAGCACACCTCCTCACACTGCCTCAGCCCTCCTCACACTGCCTCAGCCCTCCTCACACTGcctcacaccgcctcagcccTCCTCAGGCCTCTTCACGCCGCCTCACACCGCCTCAACTCTCCTCAGCTCtcctcacaccgcctcagccctcctcagccctcctcacaccgcctcacaccgcctcagcccTCCTCACCGCTTCACACCGCCTCACACCACCTTAGCCCTCCTCACACCACCTCAGCCCTCCTCACACTGTCTCATCCCATCTCACTCCGcctcacaccgcctcagccctcctcagccttcctcacACTGCCTCACACCGTCtcagccctcctcagccctcctcacaCCCCCCCACACCGCCTTAGCTCTCCTTAG